The genomic interval CCGCCACGATGCCGAGCAGTTTGAATGGGACAAAGTAAAACCTTTGTATGATAAACTTTTCGCCGAGGTTATCAAGAAGTAGTTTCATTGTTTTAAATAGTTTAGTTTTACAGCAGATTTTCTCTTACAAATTCTCTAAAGTATTTAGATTTTTAACATTTGGAAAGTTTAGAACCTTCCAAATGTTAAAACGGCACGCAACATATATCATCAAAAAAATGTTCCTCTATAAACAACATATTTATGAAACAATTATTGCTTATTCTAACTTGTGCTATTCTCTTTTTTTCTTGCAAAAAAGACAATGCTACCAATAACTTATACAAAAAATGGCAATGGCAGAACAGTGTTGGTGGTTTTAGCGGGCATGACAGCATTGCTCCCTCGCTCGATTCGACTGTGATACTTAATTTAATGTCGGATATGATTTATAATGTACAACTCAATGGTCAAATAAAGGCATCGGGAACATTTCAAACTTCAACCATCGATAACCAAAAAGTAATTAAGCTAAATAATTACAGTCCCGTAAACAAATTGTATATACAAAACCAAGGAGCAACTTATACAATAATTGACAATAAACTGCAGCTAAAAGACTATAATATATCTGAACCGTATATACATTATTTCAGGTGACTAATTAGGGTCATTGTGAAGCTGATATCATAAGATAATTTGAACCCTTACATCTATTGGCAGATATATAGTTGAACCATAATCCAAAACCTAACTACCCATGGTTGTGTGTTTTCACCAACCACAAACCGTTAGTTATGGTTCATCTATATATCTGCCCCACTATTCCTCTCTGTTTAAGTTCGTCCTTCCAACACTATTATACCGACACTCAATATATAATAGTCTAAAAAGAAAGGGACTAATTCCCCCGCATACCGATAATTATCGGGATTAAGCGGGGCATTCGGGATGTAGTTCGGCATTACCATTCTACAAACTAAATCCGCCACAGGCGGAGAACTATTTTAGTTTAAGAATTGGTATTATATATTGAGTTACGGTTTAAACAATAATATCTTAACAACATATTATATTTTTTGTCTATTTTTGTATATCATATATTTTCAGAAAATGAAAAGATATACCAAATATATAAAAGCCCGCCAAGATGCTTTAAACTTAGTGTTCGAAAAGCCTAAAAGCCTATATACACCAAGCACCTTCCATATTTTGCGAGTTGAACTAAAAAAGTTGGATGCTTTTTTTGAATTACTCAATTTTTGTTCAAAAGGTTTTAAACGAAATAAAACATTTGCACCATTCAAATTAATTTTTAGGCAGGCAGGGAAAGTGAGGGAACTACAAATTGAAGAAGCATTGCTAAAAAAACATTTGCATCATACCACACTTCAAAAATATAAAGATAACTTAAAGCAGCGGCGATTGATAGAAAGACGGATCTTTTTTTCACTCATCAATAAAACATTTCTTTCTGGCGTAACAAGCACATTCCATGACATTAAGCCCGCTCTACAAAAGGTAAATAAAGAAAAGGCGGAGGCGTACTTGGAGAACAAAAGCATGCAAATTAGAAAACTTATAAGCCAAGGAAATATACAAGCGACACAAATTCACGAACTGAGAAAACAACTAAAAAAAATTCATTATACCGAGAAAATACTCGAAAAATCCAATCGAAATAAATCCCTAGCCAAGAAAGATATTTTGCCTAAATTGATGGGTAAATGGCACGATTGCCAAATTATGATAGAGCATCTAAAAAAGGCCATGGATGCCGATGGGATTGGCTCAAGAGAATTTCATCAAATCGAAAAAATAAGAACCCAATTTGCATCGGATAGAGAAGCATTATATAATAAAATTTGTCTCGCCATACCTCAATTAGATTTTTTTTAAATTGCATGGTCTTGACATGGCAGCTATAAATTTTGTATCGCTGCTGGCAAGTTAGGGAGTATAAAGTTTGATTGGGTGTTTCAAGAGTGGAGATTTATATAAAGAGTGTTTACGATAAGTTGATAAAATTATTACAATTTCATATTTCAAAACATAGTTTTTGATAATATAAAATAAGGAAATTGCATTGCGAAATTATAGCAATGTACAAACAACAAAAAAGACTAGTAGAAATTGTAGTGATTTCAGATGTTCATCTGGGTACATTTGGCTGCCATGCCAAAGAACTGAACCGCTATCTAAAAACTATTGACCCTGGTATTTTAATATTAAACGGCGATATTATTGATTTTTGGCAACTGAGCAAATGGTACTGGCCACAGAGCCATACAAAAGTTTTGAAAAGATTATTGAAACTTTCCACAGAAGGAACAACTATATATTATTTAACAGGCAACCATGATGAGATCTTACGGAAATATTGCGATATGAATCTTGGAAATATTTTTATACGCAACAAGCTGGAGATGCTGCTTGATGGTAAAAAAATAATCTTCTTTCATGGCGACGTGTTCGACTTTTCTATAAACCATTCGAAGTGGTTGGCCAAGCTGGGAGGTTACAGTTACGATTT from Bacteroidota bacterium carries:
- a CDS encoding UDP-2,3-diacylglucosamine diphosphatase — translated: MYKQQKRLVEIVVISDVHLGTFGCHAKELNRYLKTIDPGILILNGDIIDFWQLSKWYWPQSHTKVLKRLLKLSTEGTTIYYLTGNHDEILRKYCDMNLGNIFIRNKLEMLLDGKKIIFFHGDVFDFSINHSKWLAKLGGYSYDLLILLNRLINFVSVLLGKEKFSLSKKVKDNFKTAMKYIGSFEDLAIKTATDKGFDAVFCGHIHKPIISKKDKIVYLNSGDWIENLTSLEYSEGEWALYKYNKSEEMETMGEEDISSSMPATAEILKSIFGQ
- a CDS encoding CHAD domain-containing protein codes for the protein MKRYTKYIKARQDALNLVFEKPKSLYTPSTFHILRVELKKLDAFFELLNFCSKGFKRNKTFAPFKLIFRQAGKVRELQIEEALLKKHLHHTTLQKYKDNLKQRRLIERRIFFSLINKTFLSGVTSTFHDIKPALQKVNKEKAEAYLENKSMQIRKLISQGNIQATQIHELRKQLKKIHYTEKILEKSNRNKSLAKKDILPKLMGKWHDCQIMIEHLKKAMDADGIGSREFHQIEKIRTQFASDREALYNKICLAIPQLDFF